One Oryza sativa Japonica Group chromosome 8, ASM3414082v1 DNA window includes the following coding sequences:
- the LOC4344726 gene encoding uncharacterized protein, whose product MGMDYYNVLKVNRNATEEDLKKSYRRMAMKWHPDKNPGDKKKEAEAKFKKISEAYEVLSDPQKRAIYDKYGEEGLKASVDAGASSSMNGNRRFNPRNAEDVFAEFFGSSKPFEGMGRAKSMRFQTEGAGTFGGFGGGNENKFRSYNDSAGTSSSQPRKPPAVETKLPCTLEELYAGSTRKMKISRNVVRPTGQIGTESEILTIDIKPGWKKGTKITFPDKGNEQPNQLPADLVFVIDEKPHDLYTREGNDLLVHQKIELVDALAGTTVNLKTLDGRDLVIKLTDVVTPGYELAIAKEGMPIVKENGRRGNLRIKFDIVFPKRLSSDQRQNIRKVLGGQTQQQ is encoded by the exons ATGGGGATGGATTACTACAACGTGCTGAAGGTGAACCGGAACGCGACGGAGGAGGATCTCAAGAAGTCGTACCGGCGGATGGCGATGAAGTGGCACCCCGACAAGAACCCCGGCGACAAGAAGAAGGAGGCCGAGGCCAAGTTCAAGAAGATCTCCGAGGCCTACGAG GTTTTGAGTGATCCACAGAAGAGGGCAATATATGATAAATATGGAGAGGAGGGTCTGAAGGCCTCTGTGGATGCAGGGGCTTCATCATCCATGAATGGCAACCGCCGGTTCAATCCTCGGAACGCTGAAGATGTATTCGCCGAGTTCTTTGGCAGCAGCAAGCCCTTTGAGGGAATGGGGCGCGCAAAGTCAATGAGGTTCCAGACAGAAGGTGCTGGCACttttggtggatttggtggTGGGAATGAGAACAAGTTCAGATCATACAATGATTCAGCCGGCACCAGTTCAAGCCAGCCCCGGAAGCCACCAGCCGTGGAGACAAAATTGCCTTGCACACTGGAAGAGCTATATGCTGGTTCGACGCGAAAGATGAAGATATCCAGGAACGTTGTCAGGCCTACTGG CCAAATAGGAACTGAATCAGAGATTCTAACTATCGATATAAAGCCCGGATGGAAGAAAGGAACCAAGATTACGTTCCCGGACAAGGGGAATGAGCAGCCAAACCAGCTCCCTGCTGACCTTGTATTTGTAATAGATGAAAAGCCCCATGATCTGTACACAAGAGAAGGTAATGATCTCCTTGTGCACCAGAAGATTGAATTGGTGGATGCGTTAGCAGGAACCACCGTTAATCTGAAGACTCTCGATGGCCGGGACCTGGTGATCAAGCTCACTGATGTGGTCACACCTGGGTACGAGCTCGCGATCGCAAAGGAAGGGATGCCTATTGTCAAGGAGAATGGGAGGAGAGGCAATCTAAGGATCAAGTTCGACATCGTTTTCCCCAAGAGGTTATCGTCAGATCAGCGGCAGAACATTAGGAAGGTTCTTGGAGGGCAAACTCAGCAGCAGTGA
- the LOC9272473 gene encoding transmembrane 9 superfamily member 2 — protein MVRVRMGAAVLGVAVVVLACVLGARADGSDHRYKDGDYVPLYANKVGPFHNPSETYRYYDLPFCAPDHPKDKREALGEVLNGDRLVDAPYELNFKEDRNSKVLCQKSLSKVEVAKLRDAVAKDYYFQMYYDDLPLWGFLGKLDKDKEQGNAKYLLFKHIHFDIMYNGDRVIEINVQTDPNVAVDITEDKEVQVEFSYSVTWKKTDIPFEKRMEKYSKSSSMPQHLEIHWFSIINSCVTVLLLTGFLATILMRVLKNDFIKYSHEDESLEDQEETGWKYIHGDVFRFPQQKSLFAAIVGSGTQLLALAIFIFLLAIVGVFYPYNRGALFTALVVIYALTSGIAGYTATSFYLQLEGTNWVRNLILTGCLFCGPLFLTFCFLNTVAIAYSATAALPFGTIIVIILIWALVTSPLLVLGGIAGKNSNTEFQAPCRSTKYPREIPQLPWYRSTIPQMAMAGFLPFSAIYIELYYIFASIWGHKIYTIYSILFIVFIILIIVTAFVTVALTYFQLAVEDHEWWWRSVLCGGSTGIFIFFYCIYYYHARSDMSGFMQTSFFFGYMTCVCYGFFLMLGTVGFRASLLFVRHIYRSIKCE, from the exons ATGGTGAGGGTGAGGATGGGAGCAGCGGTTCTTGGGGTGGCAGTGGTGGTGTTGGCGTGTGTTTTGGGAGCAAGAGCAGATGGCTCCGATCATAGATACAAGGATGGAGATTATGTCCCGCTCTACGCCAACAAGGTCGGCCCTTTCCACAATCCAAG TGAGACGTATCGGTACTATGACCTACCCTTTTGTGCACCAG ATCATCCAAAGGACAAAAGGGAAGCCCTTGGGGAGGTTCTAAATGGTGATCGATTGGTTGATGCACCATATGAGTTGAATTTCAAGGAAGACAGGAACTCCAAGGTTCTTTGCCAGAAATCATTGTCGAAGGTGGAAGTTGCAAAGCTTCGAGATGCAGTTGCAAAGGATTACTACTTCCAGATGTACTACGATGACTTGCCATTATGGGGATTCCTTGGTAAATTGGACAAGGATAAGGAGCAGGGCAATGCAAAGTACCTGCTCTTCAAGCACATCCACTTTGACATAATGTACAACGGTGATCGTGTCATAGAAATCAATGTTCAGACAGACCCAAATGTGGCTGTTGACATCACAGAGGACAAAGAAGTGCAAGTAGAGTTCTCCTATTCAGTGACATGGAAAAAGACAGATATTCCTTTTGAGAAAAGAATGGAGAAGTACTCCAAGTCTTCATCTATGCCACAACATCTGGAGATCCATTGGTTTTCCATAATCAATTCATGCGTAACAGTACTACTCCTGACTGGTTTCTTGGCTACAATCCTGATGCGTGTCCTCAAGAATGATTTCATCAA ATATTCCCATGAAGATGAGTCCCTCGAAGACCAAGAAGAAACTGGATGGAAGTATATACATGGTGATGTCTTCCGTTTTCCTCAGCAAAAATCTCTTTTTGCAGCAATTGTTGGGTCTGGAACTCAGCTGCTTGCCCT TGCAATTTTCATCTTCCTCCTTGCCATCGTTGGTGTATTCTATCCATACAACAGAGGAGCACTTTTCACTGCCCTTGTTGTCATCTATGCTCTTACATCTGGTATTGCGGGATACACAGCCACCTCCTTCTATCTGCAACTGGAGGGAACAAACTGG GTCAGGAATCTGATATTGACTGGCTGCTTATTCTGTGGACCTCTCTTCTTGACATTCTGCTTCCTAAACACTGTTGCGATAGCGTACAGTGCTACAGCAGCTTTGCCTTTTGGTACTATCATTGTCATTATTCTCATCTGGGCCCTTGTAACCTCTCCTCTCCTTGTGTTGGGTGGTATTGCTGGGAAAAATAGTAACACAGAATTCCAAGCTCCCTGCCGCTCAACGAAATACCCTAGGGAAATTCCTCAGCTACCCTGGTACCGAAGCACCATTCCTCAGATGGCAATGGCAGGGTTCCTCCCTTTCAGTGCTATTTACATCGAGCTGTACTACATATTTGCCAGCATCTGGGGGCATAAGATATACACCATCTACAGCATCCTTTTCATTGTGTTCATTATCCTCATCATCGTCACCGCGTTTGTCACTGTGGCACTTACATACTTCCAACTTGCTGTCGAGGATCatgagtggtggtggag ATCGGTCCTTTGTGGAGGTTCCACTGGTATATTCATTTTCTTCTACTGCATCTACTACTACCATGCCCGATCAGACATGTCAGGCTTCATGCAGACATCCTTCTTCTTCGGCTACATGACCTGCGTCTGCTATGGCTTCTTCCTCATGCTGGGCACCGTTGGTTTCCGCGCATCGCTGCTGTTTGTGCGGCACATTTACCGCTCCATCAAGTGCGAGTAA
- the LOC107276303 gene encoding uncharacterized protein has translation MAAAPPAFTGNLKKALAGLRRINLDGLRWRVFDAKGQVLGRLASQIAVVLQGKDKPTYAPHVENGDMCVVLNAKDISVTGRKMTDKIYYWHTGYIGHLKERRLKDQMEKDPTEVIRKAVMRMLPRNRLRDDRDRKLRIFSGSEHPFHDRPLEPFAMPPRQVREMRPQARRALIRAQKKEQDRAAASTKDDKDGKSANTDVTS, from the exons atggctgccgcgccgccggcgttcACCGGGAACCTCAAG AAAGCACTTGCAGGATTGAGAAGGATCAATTTAGATGGGTTGAGATGGCGTGTATTTGATGCAAAGGGTCAG GTGCTTGGACGGTTGGCATCCCAAATTGCTGTTGTGCTTCAAGGGAAGGACAAGCCAACTTATGCACCACATGTGGAAAACGGGGACATGTGTGTCGTACTTAACGCGAAAGATATCAGTGTCACGGGAAGGAAAATGACTGATAAGATTTACTACTGGCACACAGG GTATATTGGCCATTTGAAGGAAAGAAGACTCAAGGACCAGATGGAAAAGGACCCAACCGAGGTGATTCGCAAAGCTGTGATGCGCATGCTTCCCCGCAATAGATTGCGTGAT GATAGGGATCGCAAACTGAGGATATTTTCTGGAAGTGAGCATCCCTTCCATGATCGCCCTCTTGAACCTTTTGCGATGCCACCGCGTCAGGTGCGCGAGATGCGCCCCCAGGCAAGACGGGCACTTATTAGGGCGCAGAAGAAAGAGCAGGACAGagcagcagcatcaaccaaAGATGACAAAGATGGTAAGAGTGCCAATACTGATGTCACTTCATAG